AATCAGGTGAAATTTGTTCCGATCTTCAACTGATCTTATCGTTACGCAGCATTCCACAACATTCAAAATATGACTCAGAATGAACTACAAAATGTCCTCTCaccaacaaaataaatatgcaCATTGTCACGCtaacggggtttttttttttttggcacccGAACACAAAGGATATTTACAATTCACAACTCCCGAAACAGCGCGCCAAAAGCAATACCGCGACACATCAGCGGCCTTTTTAAGGTTTTGAGGTTAATCGTTTCGTTCGCACATAAACCGTTTACGTGTACGGGTTGATTGTCCACAGCAAAACCCGCAACTCCGCTGCACACCCAGAGATATGGCTGTTTGCACTGGTGATCGTACACCGGGAGCgccgcgtgtgcgtgtgtgacgCTCACTCATTAGCACTTCCGGTGAAAAGATCATTTAACAGTTGCAAACAGTATGCAAACAAACCATCGCAGCatcgggagagagagagatgtgaGGAGAGTGACTCCTCTGTACCAACAAATAGTGATGTGATGGTTtgtgcaaaataaataaaaatcattacatttactttttctctctcgtgcGCAGGTGAAAGTAGCTCATCGTCAGCTCAGCCCCTGACCGCCGGTAGACGTGGCAAAGCGCTCAACAAACACCCCAACACGGTGGTAGACTCCGGAAAGAGTGCAGAAAACATCTGCCTCACACCAGGATGCATCCATTCTGGTTAGTATAGTCCACGAGGTTCACGAGCTCCCGTGAGCGATCGTGCGCGTGATGGTCATTAGTACACTGCTcccccttccttccttcccacGCAGCTTCCAAGGCGCTGGAGCAGATGGACCAGGAGGTGGAACCGTGCGACGATTTCTACAACTATGCCTGCGGCAAGTTCGTCAAGGAGACGGTCATCCCGGACGAGAAGGTGTCGGTGAACACGTTCTCCGTGATTGGCGaccggctgcagcagcagctccgttCGCTGGTCAGCGAGGAGATCTCCGACAGTGAAGCGACACCGTTCAAGCTGGCCAAGAACCTGTACAAGCTGTGCATGAACAAGAGTAAGTGGATGATTATTGGAACATCTTGGCAAACTGCTTGGCCTAACTAACTGTTGATGTTCGCCTTCCACAGCCCGCATCGAGGAGAAGGGCATCAAGCCACTGCTGGACATTCACGAAGTGCTCGGCGGATGGCCCGTGCTGAAGGGAGACAGCTGGGATCTGGACTCATCCTGGTCGTGGGTGAAGTCGGTGAAAGATTTCCGCAACAATGGCTACAGTACCGACTACTTCTTCGATTTCTCCATCGGCAGTGATCTGAAGAACTCCACTCGTCGCATTATTGATGTACGGTTGAACAGCTGACGAGAACAAGCGATTTCAGTGATTCTAAATGTCTCCGTTTTTCGTGCCGTTTCCTTCCCCTACAGACTGATCAAGCTTCCCTGGGCATTAGCCGTGAGTATCTGGTAAAGGGCATGGAAAATCCGATCGTTTCCGCCTACTACAACTACATGGTCGACATGGCCGTCCTCCTGGGTGCAGATGAGGAACGTGCCAAGCGGGAGCTGCTCGATTCGCTCAACTTCGAGATGGCTCTGGCGAACATTTCGCTGCCGAACGAAAAGCGTCGTAACGCTACCGCCCTCTACAACCCGATGACGGTGAAGGAGTTCCAGCAGCGCTATCCGTACACCGATTGGTTGGAGTACTTTAACGCTATCCTGAAGGACACGGGCATCGTTATCGGCGAGGAGGAGGTGATCATTGTCAGTGTGCCGACGTTCATGGAGCAGCTCGGACCGCTACTCCAGAACACACCGAAGCGCGTGATGGCTAACTACGTCATGTGGCGCATCAGTGGCTTTTCGTCCTTCTTCCTGACGGAGAAGCTGCGCAAACGGCAGCTGCAGTATAGCACTGCATTGAGCGGCAAGCAGGAGCAGGAACCGCGTTGGAAGGAGTGTGTGGATATTACCTCCGGCAGCTTGCCGATTTCGGTCGGTGCGCTGTACATTCGCAAGTACTTCCGCGAGGACTCGAAGCGTGCCGCGCTGGATATGGTCAACGACATCAAGAGCGTGTTTGTGGACATTCTGAAGAAGGTCGACTGGATGGATGAGGTGACGCGTGTGTCGGCGCTGGAGAAAGTTTCCACCATGGCCACCCACATCGGCTATCCGGACGAGCTGATGGACGATGCGAAGATTGCCGAGTACTACAAGGATCTTGAGTTCCAGCCGGACAGCACCTATCTGAACACCATCCTGTACATGAACAAGTTCGGCACGACGAAAGCGTTCAAGAAGCTGCGCATTGCAGTCAACAAAACCGACTGGATCACCCACTCCAGACCAGCGATCGTGAACGCTTTCTACTCGTCGATCGAGAACAGCATTCGTAAGCAGCGGGACAAGAGTGAATAGGACCCACCGAACCGGCCACTAATCGTaatctctcactctctcacttTTACAGAGTTCCCGGCCGGTATTCTGCAGGGCCAGTTCTTCTCGTACGATCGCCCGAAGTACATGAACTACGGTGCGATTGGGTTCGTCATCGGGCACGAGATCACGCACGGCTTCGACGACCAGGGCCGACAGTTCGACAAGAACGGCAATCTCGTCGACTGGTGGCAGTCGGACACCAAGACGGCCTACCTCGAGAAGGCTCGCTGCATCATCGAACAGTACGGCAACTACACCGAGCCGAACGTGAAGCTGAACCTGAACGGTATCAACACGCAGGGCGAAAACATTGCCGACAACGGGGGCATCAAGGAGGCGTACTACGCGTACCGCAGATGGACCGAAAAGCATGGCCCGGAACAGCGCCTGCCCGGGCTGAACCTAAGCCCCGAGCAGATGTTCTGGCTGTC
This is a stretch of genomic DNA from Anopheles merus strain MAF chromosome 2R, AmerM5.1, whole genome shotgun sequence. It encodes these proteins:
- the LOC121587764 gene encoding neprilysin-2 isoform X2, which encodes MTSTTMQTVIKNPSWWRRRTALEKVLTLISVVCGVAVVALIISLLTVVLTDRIQSESSSSSAQPLTAGRRGKALNKHPNTVVDSGKSAENICLTPGCIHSASKALEQMDQEVEPCDDFYNYACGKFVKETVIPDEKVSVNTFSVIGDRLQQQLRSLVSEEISDSEATPFKLAKNLYKLCMNKTRIEEKGIKPLLDIHEVLGGWPVLKGDSWDLDSSWSWVKSVKDFRNNGYSTDYFFDFSIGSDLKNSTRRIIDTDQASLGISREYLVKGMENPIVSAYYNYMVDMAVLLGADEERAKRELLDSLNFEMALANISLPNEKRRNATALYNPMTVKEFQQRYPYTDWLEYFNAILKDTGIVIGEEEVIIVSVPTFMEQLGPLLQNTPKRVMANYVMWRISGFSSFFLTEKLRKRQLQYSTALSGKQEQEPRWKECVDITSGSLPISVGALYIRKYFREDSKRAALDMVNDIKSVFVDILKKVDWMDEVTRVSALEKVSTMATHIGYPDELMDDAKIAEYYKDLEFQPDSTYLNTILYMNKFGTTKAFKKLRIAVNKTDWITHSRPAIVNAFYSSIENSIQFPAGILQGQFFSYDRPKYMNYGAIGFVIGHEITHGFDDQGRQFDKNGNLVDWWQSDTKTAYLEKARCIIEQYGNYTEPNVKLNLNGINTQGENIADNGGIKEAYYAYRRWTEKHGPEQRLPGLNLSPEQMFWLSAAQTWCSVYRPETMKMRITTGVHSPGQFRVLGPMSNMHEFAKDFNCPVGSPMNPEHKCEVW
- the LOC121587764 gene encoding neprilysin-2 isoform X1, encoding MMVLEELRRARNSIFDSDDVPIVYERFSGKNPSWWRRRTALEKVLTLISVVCGVAVVALIISLLTVVLTDRIQSESSSSSAQPLTAGRRGKALNKHPNTVVDSGKSAENICLTPGCIHSASKALEQMDQEVEPCDDFYNYACGKFVKETVIPDEKVSVNTFSVIGDRLQQQLRSLVSEEISDSEATPFKLAKNLYKLCMNKTRIEEKGIKPLLDIHEVLGGWPVLKGDSWDLDSSWSWVKSVKDFRNNGYSTDYFFDFSIGSDLKNSTRRIIDTDQASLGISREYLVKGMENPIVSAYYNYMVDMAVLLGADEERAKRELLDSLNFEMALANISLPNEKRRNATALYNPMTVKEFQQRYPYTDWLEYFNAILKDTGIVIGEEEVIIVSVPTFMEQLGPLLQNTPKRVMANYVMWRISGFSSFFLTEKLRKRQLQYSTALSGKQEQEPRWKECVDITSGSLPISVGALYIRKYFREDSKRAALDMVNDIKSVFVDILKKVDWMDEVTRVSALEKVSTMATHIGYPDELMDDAKIAEYYKDLEFQPDSTYLNTILYMNKFGTTKAFKKLRIAVNKTDWITHSRPAIVNAFYSSIENSIQFPAGILQGQFFSYDRPKYMNYGAIGFVIGHEITHGFDDQGRQFDKNGNLVDWWQSDTKTAYLEKARCIIEQYGNYTEPNVKLNLNGINTQGENIADNGGIKEAYYAYRRWTEKHGPEQRLPGLNLSPEQMFWLSAAQTWCSVYRPETMKMRITTGVHSPGQFRVLGPMSNMHEFAKDFNCPVGSPMNPEHKCEVW